The genomic window CGAGGTTCAGGTCCTTCTGGTGCAGCTCGATGCGGAAGCCCGGATCGAAGGTGCGCTTCACCATGCGGTCGCCGTGCAGTTCCAGGATCTTCGAGGAGGCGAAGCCGCCCATCAGGGCCTCGCGCACCTTGGCCGGGTCGGCGCCGGCCTTGGAGGCGAAGAGCAGGGCCTCGCCGACCGCCTCGATGGTCAGCGCGACGATGATCTGGTTGGCGACCTTGCAGGTCTGGCCGTCGCCGTTGCCGCCGACCAGCGTGATGTTCTTGCCCATCAGCTCGAACAGCGGCTTCACCCGCTTGAAGGCCTTCTCGGAGCCGCCGCACATGATGGTGAGGCTCGCCGCCTTGGCGCCGACCTCGCCGCCGGAGACCGGGGCGTCGATATACTCGCAGCCGAGCTCGTTGATCTTGGTCGCGAACTCCTTGGTCGCGAGCGGCGAGATCGAGCTCATGTCGACCACGGTCTTGCCGTCCGAGAGCGCTTCCGCGACTCCGTCCGCGCCGAACAGCACCTCCTCCACCTGCGGCGTGTCCGGCACCATGATGAAGATGATGTCGGCCGCCTTGGCGACCGCGGCGGGGCTCGGGCAGGCCTTGCCGCCGGCATCGACGAGGCTGCGCGGCACCTGGTTCAGGGTGTTGAGATACACCTCGTGGCCCGCCGCGATCAGGTGCCCCGCCATCGGCACGCCCATGATGCCGAGGCCGATAAATCCAAGCTTGCTCATGTTCCTCTTTCCTCCCGGAATAGTCTTTGTCCCGTGTTCGGACGGCATCTTGCGTCAGGCGCTATCCGCCGTCATCCCGAATTCCTTCGCCAGCAGCGCGTAGCTCCGCTGCCGGACCTGCTCGTCATGCGCCCAGGTCACCACCGCGACCTCGTTCAGATTGAGCCGCCCGGCGAGCGCGCGGATCTGTTCCGCCACCTTCTCCGGCGTGCCGACCATGGCGCTCTGCCGGAGCTGCTCCATGCGTGCCGCCTCGCTCTCGGAATAGCTGGCGTTCATCGCCGTCTCGGCGCTCTCCAGCGGCGTGTAGCGGCCGCGGTCGCGGAAGATCTGCCAGCGCGCGCGGGAGGTGAAATGGTACTGCGCCTCCTCCTCGGTCTCGGCGGCGAGCGCCCAGACGCAGATCGCGGGGCAGGGCTCGGGAAAGCGCTCGGAGGGCTGGTAGCGTTCGCGGTAGATCTGGATCGCCTCCGGGCCGCCCTGGCCCTCGGTGAAGAACCAGGCGAAGGCATAGGGCAGGCCGAAATGGGCGCCGACCTGGGCGCCGTAGAGCGAGCTGCCGAGCATCCAGATCTCGGGCGAGGTGTCGCCGGCGGGGCGGGCGCGGACGGCGGCGAAGGGATGGCCCTCGGGCAACGGCGCGCCGGAGACCCAGGCGCTGAGATCGGCGACGTCGGCGGGGAACTGGTTCGGCCGCTCCGCCGCGAGCGGGTTCAGAGCCAGCGAGGTGCGGCCGTCCGAGCCGGGCGCGCGGCCGAGGCCGAGATCGATCCGGCCGGGCGCCAGCGCCTCCAGCACGCGGAACTGCTCGGCCACCTTCAGCGGCGCGTAATGCGGCAGCATCACGCCCGCCGAGCCGATGCGGATACGCTCCGTCTTCATCGCGATGGCGGCGAGCAGGATCTCCGGCGCGGTGCCGACGATGGTCGGGTGGGAATGGTGCTCGGAGACCCAGAAGCGCTTGTAGCCGAGGCGCTCGCACTGTTCCGCCATGGCGATCGTGTCGAGGATCGCCTGCCCCTCGGGACGGCCGACGGCGGCGATGGACTGGTCGAGGACGGAGAGGCGCAGCATGGGGGTCCTCCTGGACGGGCGTTCTTCGTTTTGCCGCCAGCATAAGGCCATTCGCCCCGCCTTTGCTCTTGCCGATCCGCGACGAGACTCTCGCCCCCCGCCGAATTTCCCTTGCGGCGGCGCACCGCTCCCGCGTGCTATGGGAGGACCGACCGGAGACACGGCGCCCGATGCAGACCCTCACCATCCTCCTTTTCGCGCTGACCTATCTCGGCATGGCGGCCGGGCGGGTGCCGGGCTTGCAGATCGACCGCGCGGGGATCGCGCTGCTGCTCGCCGCCGTCGCCGTCGCCAGCGGGGCGCTGCCAGCCGACGAGATCGCGGCGGCGATGGACTTTCCGACCCTGCTGCTGCTCGCGGGCCTGATGGTGCTCTCCGCCCGCGTCCGCGCCGCCGGGATCTATGCCCGTGCCGCGCTCTGGATCGGCCGGCAATCCGCGAACCCGCACCGCCTGCTCGCCCTCACCATCGCCGTCGGCGGGCTGCTCTCCGCCGTGCTGGTAAACGACATCGTGGTCTTCGCCATGGCGCCGATCCTCTGCACCAGCCTCGCCGCGCGCGGGCTCGATCCCCGGCCCTATCTCTTCGCCCTCGCCGCCGCCAGCAATGCCGGCTCCGCCGCGAGCCTGATCGGCAATCCGCAGAACATCCTGATCGGCCAGGTCGGCGGGCTCGGTTTCTGGAGCTATGCCGCCAGCGCCGCGCTGCCTTCGCTGGCGGCGCTCGCGATCACCTATCTCTGCATCGCGCTGGTCTGGCGCCGCCATCTCCTCGCCGTCCCCGAAGTCCCCGCCGCGCCTCCCGCCGATATTCCGCCTCCGGAAGGAAACCGCGGAGAGACCTTGCTCTGCCTCGGCGCACTCCTTCTGCTGCTGGCGCTGTTCGCGACGCCCCTGCCGCGGGAAATCTCCGCCCTGCTCGTCGCGGGCGGGCTGATGCTGAGCCGCGCGGTGCCGAGCCGCCAGCTGCTCGACGAGATCGACGCGCCGCTGCTGATCCTCTTCGCCAGTCTCTTCGCGATCAACGGCGCCTTCGCCCTGACCGGACTGCCGGAGGCGGTGGTCGCGTCCTTCGCCGAGGCGGGCTGGCTGCCGGAACGGCTCTCCTTCCTGCTGCCCTTCTCGCTCGCCGCCAGCAACACGATCGGCAACGTGCCTGCCGTCATCCTGCTGCTGCAGGCCTGGACGGGACTGCCGGACGGCGCGCTGACCGCACTTGCCCTGCTCTCGACGCTGGCCGGGAACCTGCTGCTGGTCGGCAGCCTCGCCAACCTGATCGTCGCCGAGCAGGCGGCGCGAGCAGGCGTCACCCTCACTTTCCGCGACCATGCGAAAGCCGGGATCCCGATCACCCTCCTCTCGATGGCCTTCGCCGCGCTCTGGCTCTGGGCCGGCGGCTATGTCGCGCTCTGAGGCCGCGTCCGATCTTTTCCGATCCGCCACTTCTCTCTTCTCCGCACGCGAATCCGGCGTATTCCGCTGGAACCCGCCGGTCTCCGCGCCTAGGCTCTCCGCAACCGATCCGTCCGGCGCGTCCGGGCGGCTCCAGACAAGGCGGGACCACCCGCGAAAGAAGGCATGACGGAAACGCCTGAGACACAAATCGTGACGCCGAAGGCGCGCAAGCGCTGGGGCCGCGCGCTCGTCCGCATCCTGCTGCTCGGCGGCATCTGTTTCGCGGCCTGGGAGGCCGGGTCCTGGTGGTATGCCGAGACCGGACGCTACGTCACCACCGAGAACGCCTATGTGAAGGCGCCGATCATCGCGGTCAGCCCGCCGATCGACGGCCGCGCGGTCGAGGTCATGGTCGGCGACAACCATCCGGTGACCGAGGGCGACCTGCTGTTCCGCATCGATCCCGCGCCCTACCGGGTCCAGCTCAAGATGGCCGAGGCGAAGCGCGCCACGGTGATCAACGACCTAATGGCGACCAGGGCCGAGCTCGGCCAGATCAGCGCCGAGATGGCGGAGATCGGGCCCAGGGTGAAGTTCTTCGCCAAAGAGGTCGAGCGCCAGCAGCGGTTGGTGAAGAGCTTTGCCGGAACCGAGGCGAAGCTCGACGAGATGCAGATGGAGCGGGACATGGCCGAACAGCGCCTGCGCTCGCTCCGGGAAAAGCGCCAGGTGGTGATCGCCAAGCTCGGCGGCCTGCCGGACCGGCCGTTCGAGACCCATCCGCTGGTGCAGGAGGTGGACGCGGAGATCGAGCGGGTGAAGCTCGACCTCGATTACACCGAGGTCCGCGCGCCGGTCTCGGGCATCGTCACGCGCATGAAGCTGCAGGCCGGCGAATGGGTCGAGGCGGATACGCCGACCTTCGGCATCATCGGCACGGGCCTCGTCTGGGTCGAG from Nisaea sediminum includes these protein-coding regions:
- the glxR gene encoding 2-hydroxy-3-oxopropionate reductase — its product is MSKLGFIGLGIMGVPMAGHLIAAGHEVYLNTLNQVPRSLVDAGGKACPSPAAVAKAADIIFIMVPDTPQVEEVLFGADGVAEALSDGKTVVDMSSISPLATKEFATKINELGCEYIDAPVSGGEVGAKAASLTIMCGGSEKAFKRVKPLFELMGKNITLVGGNGDGQTCKVANQIIVALTIEAVGEALLFASKAGADPAKVREALMGGFASSKILELHGDRMVKRTFDPGFRIELHQKDLNLALSNAREMGLSLPNTATAQELFNACAAHGGKAWDHSAMVKALEMLAGHEVA
- a CDS encoding LLM class flavin-dependent oxidoreductase; this translates as MLRLSVLDQSIAAVGRPEGQAILDTIAMAEQCERLGYKRFWVSEHHSHPTIVGTAPEILLAAIAMKTERIRIGSAGVMLPHYAPLKVAEQFRVLEALAPGRIDLGLGRAPGSDGRTSLALNPLAAERPNQFPADVADLSAWVSGAPLPEGHPFAAVRARPAGDTSPEIWMLGSSLYGAQVGAHFGLPYAFAWFFTEGQGGPEAIQIYRERYQPSERFPEPCPAICVWALAAETEEEAQYHFTSRARWQIFRDRGRYTPLESAETAMNASYSESEAARMEQLRQSAMVGTPEKVAEQIRALAGRLNLNEVAVVTWAHDEQVRQRSYALLAKEFGMTADSA
- a CDS encoding SLC13 family permease, translating into MQTLTILLFALTYLGMAAGRVPGLQIDRAGIALLLAAVAVASGALPADEIAAAMDFPTLLLLAGLMVLSARVRAAGIYARAALWIGRQSANPHRLLALTIAVGGLLSAVLVNDIVVFAMAPILCTSLAARGLDPRPYLFALAAASNAGSAASLIGNPQNILIGQVGGLGFWSYAASAALPSLAALAITYLCIALVWRRHLLAVPEVPAAPPADIPPPEGNRGETLLCLGALLLLLALFATPLPREISALLVAGGLMLSRAVPSRQLLDEIDAPLLILFASLFAINGAFALTGLPEAVVASFAEAGWLPERLSFLLPFSLAASNTIGNVPAVILLLQAWTGLPDGALTALALLSTLAGNLLLVGSLANLIVAEQAARAGVTLTFRDHAKAGIPITLLSMAFAALWLWAGGYVAL
- a CDS encoding HlyD family secretion protein; translated protein: MTETPETQIVTPKARKRWGRALVRILLLGGICFAAWEAGSWWYAETGRYVTTENAYVKAPIIAVSPPIDGRAVEVMVGDNHPVTEGDLLFRIDPAPYRVQLKMAEAKRATVINDLMATRAELGQISAEMAEIGPRVKFFAKEVERQQRLVKSFAGTEAKLDEMQMERDMAEQRLRSLREKRQVVIAKLGGLPDRPFETHPLVQEVDAEIERVKLDLDYTEVRAPVSGIVTRMKLQAGEWVEADTPTFGIIGTGLVWVEANLKETQLAAITLDQPVEIRVDAYPDAVWEGRIESLSPATGAEFSALPPQNASGNWVKVVQRLPVRIAVDADAEKPELRAGMSAFISIDTGRSRDLGDTIAKLTGDWIKKAKAE